A stretch of Vibrio sp. B1FLJ16 DNA encodes these proteins:
- the cyoA gene encoding ubiquinol oxidase subunit II: MEASRYKRILSRGSLASVILLLSGCNSALLDPKGAIGVQEKELIITALLLMLIVVIPVILMTIYFAYRYRASNTEEEYAPEWSHSTKIEVVVWTIPIIIIAILAAITWRSTHELEPSKPLVSDVKPITIEVVALDWKWLFIYPEENIATVNYVAFPKDVPVQFKLTSDNIMNAFFIPRLGSQIYAMPGMVTKLNLIANHEGDFKGFASNFSGEGFSQMKFTASAMPDRAAFLNWVQKVKASPDRIEDWVQYSTLAEPSIAEPVTLFSSVPPFLFNNVVTQHPGSMNCLPENQG; encoded by the coding sequence ATGGAAGCCTCAAGATACAAACGCATCTTATCGAGAGGAAGTCTGGCATCCGTCATACTTTTGCTCTCAGGATGTAACTCTGCTTTGCTTGACCCTAAAGGAGCTATCGGTGTCCAAGAAAAAGAGCTGATTATCACTGCTCTTTTGCTGATGTTGATCGTTGTGATCCCTGTGATTCTGATGACGATTTACTTCGCTTACAGATACCGTGCAAGTAACACTGAAGAAGAGTACGCCCCGGAGTGGTCACACTCGACCAAAATTGAAGTGGTGGTATGGACTATTCCAATCATCATCATTGCGATTCTGGCTGCTATCACATGGCGTTCTACCCACGAACTAGAGCCGTCTAAGCCTCTTGTCAGTGACGTAAAACCAATAACGATAGAAGTCGTAGCACTGGATTGGAAATGGCTGTTCATTTACCCGGAAGAAAACATCGCGACGGTTAACTACGTAGCGTTTCCAAAAGATGTTCCTGTTCAGTTCAAACTAACGTCCGACAACATCATGAACGCGTTCTTCATTCCTCGCTTAGGCAGTCAGATTTACGCCATGCCAGGCATGGTAACCAAGCTGAATTTGATTGCTAACCATGAAGGTGATTTCAAGGGCTTTGCTTCGAACTTCAGTGGGGAAGGGTTCTCACAAATGAAGTTCACGGCGTCGGCTATGCCTGATCGCGCGGCATTCCTTAACTGGGTGCAAAAAGTAAAAGCGAGTCCGGATCGTATTGAAGACTGGGTACAGTACAGCACGTTAGCTGAACCTAGTATCGCTGAGCCGGTGACCTTGTTCTCAAGCGTACCTCCGTTCCTGTTCAATAACGTCGTGACTCAGCACCCTGGTTCTATGAACTGTTTGCCTGAAAACCAAGGATAA
- the cyoB gene encoding cytochrome o ubiquinol oxidase subunit I, which produces MFGRLTLDSIPFHEPIIVITLAVVALVGLAVVYAVTKAGKWQYLWNEWFTSVDHKKLGFMYIAVAMVMLIRGFADAVMMRSQQLLSSAGEAGYLPPEHYDQIFTAHGVIMIFFVAMPLVIGLMNIIVPLQIGARDVAFPYLNNLSFWLFIVGVILTNMSLGLGEFGRTGWLAYPPLSGIEASPGVGVDYWIWALQISGVGTTLTGVNFFATILRMRTPSMPMMKMPVFTWASLCANILIIISFPILTVTIALLTLDRYLGMHFFTNDLGGNVMMYVNLIWAWGHPEVYILILPIFGVFSEVTATFSRKKLFGYTSLVWATVVITILAFVVWLHHFFTMGSGANVNAFFGIATMIISIPTGVKIFNWLFTMYKGRIRFTTPMMWTVGFLITFTVGGMTGVLMAVPGADFVLHNSVFLIAHFHNVIIGGVVFGCFAAITYWFPKATGFTMNETWGKRAFYLWIVGFLMAFLPLYALGFMGMTRRISQEINPEFFPLLAVAAAGTAVIALGVLSQFIQIYVSIRDREQNRDLTGDPWGGRTLEWATSSPPPFYNFAHLPKGDVLDAFWYQKQSGEFDPAKEVEYERIHMPKNTATGIYVSAWSLLFGFGMIWYIWWLAGLSLVAIVVTCIKHSYNEDVDYYVEVEEIKAIEAARRAEFAQAKKGSVKDNESEEDLEVTYAN; this is translated from the coding sequence ATGTTTGGAAGATTAACTCTGGATTCAATTCCGTTCCATGAACCGATTATTGTCATCACCTTAGCGGTAGTGGCTTTAGTTGGTTTGGCCGTGGTTTACGCGGTTACTAAAGCTGGCAAATGGCAGTATTTGTGGAATGAATGGTTTACTTCGGTAGATCACAAAAAACTTGGCTTTATGTACATCGCAGTTGCGATGGTAATGCTTATTCGTGGTTTTGCTGACGCGGTAATGATGCGTAGTCAGCAGCTGCTTTCCTCTGCGGGTGAAGCAGGTTACCTGCCACCTGAACACTATGACCAAATCTTTACCGCCCATGGCGTAATCATGATTTTCTTCGTGGCTATGCCGTTAGTAATTGGTCTGATGAATATCATTGTTCCACTGCAAATCGGCGCACGTGATGTGGCTTTCCCTTACCTGAACAACCTGAGCTTCTGGCTGTTTATTGTCGGTGTGATTCTGACAAACATGTCGCTTGGTCTTGGTGAGTTTGGCCGTACTGGTTGGTTGGCTTATCCGCCATTATCAGGGATAGAGGCAAGCCCGGGAGTCGGCGTCGACTACTGGATTTGGGCACTACAGATATCGGGTGTGGGTACAACGCTAACCGGTGTAAACTTCTTCGCGACTATCTTGCGTATGCGTACACCTTCAATGCCAATGATGAAAATGCCTGTTTTCACTTGGGCATCTTTGTGTGCAAACATCCTAATCATCATTTCGTTCCCGATTCTGACGGTAACTATCGCGCTACTGACGCTCGACAGATACTTGGGCATGCACTTCTTTACCAATGATCTTGGCGGCAACGTAATGATGTACGTCAACTTGATTTGGGCGTGGGGTCACCCGGAAGTGTACATCCTGATCCTGCCTATTTTCGGTGTGTTCTCAGAAGTAACGGCAACGTTCTCGCGCAAGAAGCTATTTGGATACACCTCGCTTGTATGGGCAACGGTTGTAATTACGATTCTGGCGTTTGTTGTTTGGCTGCACCACTTCTTCACCATGGGCTCTGGTGCGAACGTAAATGCCTTCTTTGGTATCGCTACGATGATTATTTCTATTCCGACCGGGGTGAAGATCTTCAACTGGCTGTTCACCATGTACAAAGGCCGTATTCGCTTTACGACCCCAATGATGTGGACAGTAGGATTCCTGATTACCTTTACAGTTGGTGGTATGACGGGCGTATTGATGGCAGTACCGGGCGCAGACTTTGTTCTGCATAACTCAGTATTCCTGATTGCACACTTCCACAACGTAATTATCGGTGGCGTAGTATTTGGTTGTTTTGCTGCAATCACTTACTGGTTCCCTAAAGCGACAGGTTTCACCATGAATGAAACCTGGGGCAAGCGTGCCTTCTATCTTTGGATAGTTGGTTTCCTGATGGCATTCCTTCCGCTATACGCGCTGGGCTTTATGGGTATGACCCGTCGTATCAGCCAGGAAATCAACCCGGAATTCTTCCCACTGTTAGCGGTTGCCGCAGCTGGTACGGCAGTGATTGCACTGGGCGTATTGTCTCAGTTCATCCAGATCTACGTGAGTATTCGCGACCGTGAGCAAAACCGCGATCTTACTGGTGACCCATGGGGTGGCAGAACCCTTGAGTGGGCAACGTCTTCACCACCGCCGTTCTATAACTTCGCGCATCTTCCAAAAGGTGATGTTCTGGATGCATTCTGGTACCAGAAACAAAGCGGAGAGTTTGATCCGGCTAAGGAAGTCGAATACGAGCGTATTCACATGCCTAAGAACACAGCAACAGGCATCTATGTATCAGCGTGGTCACTGCTATTTGGCTTTGGCATGATTTGGTACATCTGGTGGCTGGCTGGTTTGAGTCTGGTTGCTATCGTCGTGACTTGTATAAAACACAGTTACAACGAAGACGTCGATTACTACGTTGAAGTTGAAGAAATCAAAGCGATTGAAGCGGCACGTCGAGCTGAGTTTGCACAAGCGAAGAAAGGTTCAGTGAAAGACAACGAAAGCGAAGAGGATCTGGAGGTGACGTATGCAAACTAA
- the cyoC gene encoding cytochrome o ubiquinol oxidase subunit III, with amino-acid sequence MQTNVAAHHGHDHDHHHDTNGNKLFGFWVYLMSDCVLFATLFATYAVLSSNSIAGPTGKEIFELPFVFVETMLLLFSSITFGFGMIAMKRNDVAGLKRWLQITFALGLGFICMEVYEFHHLIEEGYGPQTSAFLSAFFTLVGTHGLHVSFGLIWLAVAYHQLSTKGLNDNMAMRFNCLSLFWHFLDIVWICVFTIVYLLGVM; translated from the coding sequence ATGCAAACTAATGTCGCAGCTCATCATGGCCACGATCATGATCACCACCATGATACTAACGGCAATAAGCTGTTTGGTTTTTGGGTTTACCTGATGAGCGACTGTGTATTGTTCGCAACTTTGTTTGCAACATACGCAGTACTTTCCAGCAACTCGATTGCAGGCCCTACAGGCAAAGAGATTTTCGAACTGCCTTTCGTATTTGTGGAAACCATGTTGCTGCTGTTCAGTAGTATCACTTTTGGTTTTGGCATGATCGCAATGAAACGTAATGACGTTGCTGGCCTTAAACGCTGGCTGCAAATTACTTTTGCACTGGGTCTTGGTTTCATCTGCATGGAAGTGTACGAGTTCCACCATCTGATCGAAGAAGGTTACGGTCCTCAGACAAGTGCGTTTCTTTCTGCGTTCTTTACGCTGGTAGGTACGCACGGTCTGCACGTGTCATTTGGTCTGATTTGGCTGGCAGTAGCCTATCACCAGCTGTCAACCAAAGGTCTGAACGATAACATGGCGATGCGTTTTAACTGCCTGAGCCTGTTCTGGCACTTCCTGGATATTGTCTGGATCTGTGTCTTTACCATCGTTTACTTACTGGGGGTAATGTAA
- the cyoD gene encoding cytochrome o ubiquinol oxidase subunit IV, with translation MGQHIETNASDYVKGFVASLILTVIPFYFVWAQTLPQATTYAVMFGCALVQIFVHFKYFLHMEAKTSDGRWNLVSLMFTAIVVLILIAGSIWIIYNMNVNMKL, from the coding sequence ATGGGACAACATATTGAAACAAATGCGTCTGATTACGTTAAAGGCTTCGTTGCATCACTTATACTGACGGTGATTCCGTTCTACTTTGTCTGGGCGCAAACTTTGCCTCAGGCAACGACATACGCAGTGATGTTTGGTTGTGCACTGGTCCAGATCTTTGTCCACTTCAAATACTTCCTGCATATGGAAGCGAAGACATCTGACGGTCGCTGGAATCTGGTTTCACTGATGTTTACTGCCATCGTTGTACTTATTCTGATCGCTGGTTCGATCTGGATTATCTACAACATGAACGTCAACATGAAGCTATAG
- the cyoE gene encoding heme o synthase has translation MDYLQHERQHEAIGQGMLKSYLSITKPGIIFGNLISVAAGYFLAAKTEPASLMLFLTTLAGVGLVIASGCVVNNIFDRDIDQKMARTQNRELAKGNINIDVAFVYALVLLLVGTGLLFQLANPLSAVVVLLGYVYYVFFYTMWYKRNSVYGTLVGSISGAVPPLVGYLAVTNFISLEAILLFTMFCLWQMPHSYAIAMFRIQDYREAGIPVLPVKEGIHKAHRHMKAYVVAFGVVSLGLFLLGEAGYEYLAVSAVVCSLWTKVTFRSIDDNNYVSWSKSVFKVSLLVVMGISGVLGVELLPLAI, from the coding sequence CTGGATTATCTACAACATGAACGTCAACATGAAGCTATAGGGCAAGGTATGCTGAAAAGTTATTTGTCTATCACCAAACCGGGCATTATTTTCGGCAACCTGATTTCTGTTGCGGCGGGGTACTTCCTCGCCGCAAAAACAGAACCTGCTAGCTTGATGTTGTTTCTGACAACGTTAGCTGGCGTGGGGCTTGTGATTGCTTCAGGTTGCGTGGTGAACAATATTTTTGATCGCGATATCGATCAAAAGATGGCGCGCACTCAGAACCGTGAGTTAGCGAAAGGGAACATCAATATTGATGTCGCGTTTGTTTATGCTTTGGTTTTGCTTTTGGTTGGAACGGGTTTACTGTTTCAACTCGCCAATCCGCTTTCAGCCGTTGTTGTCCTTCTCGGTTACGTGTACTACGTGTTCTTTTACACAATGTGGTACAAACGAAATTCCGTGTATGGCACTTTAGTTGGTAGTATTTCTGGCGCGGTACCGCCATTAGTCGGCTATCTGGCTGTGACAAACTTCATTAGTTTAGAAGCCATACTGCTGTTCACGATGTTCTGCCTGTGGCAAATGCCGCACTCGTATGCGATTGCCATGTTCCGCATTCAAGACTACCGCGAAGCGGGTATTCCTGTTTTACCAGTGAAAGAGGGCATTCACAAAGCACATCGTCATATGAAGGCTTACGTGGTGGCTTTTGGCGTGGTGTCACTGGGACTGTTTCTGCTTGGCGAAGCAGGGTACGAATACTTGGCCGTTTCAGCAGTGGTTTGCTCTTTGTGGACAAAAGTTACCTTCCGCAGCATAGACGATAATAACTACGTCTCCTGGTCGAAGTCGGTATTTAAAGTTTCTTTGCTGGTGGTAATGGGCATCAGTGGCGTTTTAGGTGTGGAACTGCTTCCACTGGCGATCTAA
- a CDS encoding alkene reductase — MTTTLFETYKLNDKITLKNKIVMAPLTRCMADEDLVPTDAMVDYYAKRADAGLIISEATIIRPDGQGYPNTPGLFTQAQITGWKKVTAAVHANGGKIFAQLWHTGRVAHPHFFGGEYVLAPSAIAFDGTVPRMRELVYTVPKAASHEEIAQLVEDYAQAAQNAIEAGFDGVEIHGANGYLIDQFLHYNTNLRTDEYGETPENMARFPLEVIDAVIERIGAELTGLRVSPAGYAHMETDVRDRQVFDYFLPEVEKRNLAYLHEGMFDDSMEFDFLGGSVSQYMRSTYSKTLMGVGGYTAQTGADAIQANKFDLLAIGRPFIANPDYVSRVQQNQELVEYDAAMLETLV, encoded by the coding sequence ATGACAACAACATTATTTGAAACTTATAAGCTCAACGACAAAATCACACTTAAAAACAAGATCGTAATGGCGCCACTAACGCGCTGCATGGCAGATGAAGATCTAGTTCCTACTGATGCAATGGTGGACTACTACGCAAAGCGTGCTGATGCAGGATTGATCATTTCAGAGGCAACGATTATTCGCCCTGATGGTCAGGGTTACCCAAATACTCCAGGACTCTTTACCCAAGCACAGATAACTGGTTGGAAAAAAGTAACCGCCGCGGTTCACGCGAACGGCGGTAAGATCTTTGCACAGCTATGGCATACTGGTCGCGTAGCGCATCCGCATTTCTTCGGTGGCGAGTATGTATTAGCGCCATCTGCAATCGCTTTTGATGGCACCGTTCCTCGTATGCGAGAACTGGTTTACACCGTTCCAAAAGCAGCAAGTCACGAAGAAATTGCTCAATTAGTTGAAGATTATGCACAGGCAGCACAAAATGCGATAGAGGCTGGATTCGACGGTGTGGAGATACATGGCGCAAATGGTTATTTGATCGATCAATTCCTGCATTACAATACGAATCTTCGAACAGACGAGTACGGTGAAACACCGGAAAATATGGCACGCTTCCCACTAGAAGTAATTGATGCGGTCATAGAACGTATCGGTGCCGAGCTGACAGGCTTGCGTGTATCCCCTGCTGGCTACGCACACATGGAAACGGATGTTCGTGACCGTCAGGTATTCGATTACTTCCTACCTGAAGTCGAAAAACGTAATCTGGCTTACCTGCACGAAGGTATGTTCGATGACAGCATGGAGTTTGATTTCCTTGGTGGTAGCGTATCGCAGTACATGCGTTCAACGTACTCTAAAACGCTAATGGGTGTGGGTGGCTATACAGCACAGACTGGCGCAGACGCGATCCAAGCTAATAAATTTGATTTACTCGCGATTGGTCGTCCATTCATCGCAAACCCAGATTACGTAAGCCGAGTTCAGCAAAACCAAGAACTTGTCGAGTACGATGCAGCGATGTTGGAAACACTGGTTTAG
- a CDS encoding TetR/AcrR family transcriptional regulator: protein MRNAEFDREYVLSSAMNEFIAKGYNKTSMQDLKRATGLHPGSIYCAFENKRGLLLAALDHYATTKSQSFEQFFDDPKHILSCFERYLHDIIDFSSCDNSKGCLLQNALSELNHQDDEVEQIICDMLKQWKHNIQSKLELARANNEIGPEADCELLSDYLVMNIYGLRSFANTKPSDARLAQLVDKIMQSLKSGGIYK from the coding sequence ATGAGAAATGCCGAATTCGACCGAGAATATGTTTTAAGTTCAGCGATGAATGAGTTCATAGCCAAAGGCTATAACAAGACCAGTATGCAGGACTTGAAACGTGCTACTGGGCTGCATCCAGGCTCGATCTACTGCGCATTTGAGAACAAAAGAGGATTGTTGCTTGCCGCTCTCGATCACTATGCGACGACCAAATCCCAGTCATTTGAGCAATTTTTTGACGACCCTAAACATATCCTATCCTGTTTTGAACGTTATCTTCATGACATTATCGACTTCAGTAGCTGTGATAACAGTAAAGGCTGTTTATTGCAGAATGCGTTAAGCGAGCTGAATCATCAAGATGATGAAGTCGAGCAAATTATTTGCGATATGCTTAAACAATGGAAGCATAATATTCAATCGAAGTTAGAGCTGGCGAGAGCGAATAATGAGATCGGCCCTGAAGCGGATTGTGAATTATTAAGCGATTATCTAGTGATGAACATTTACGGTTTGCGCTCCTTCGCCAATACCAAGCCCTCCGACGCTCGTTTGGCTCAGCTTGTAGATAAAATTATGCAGAGCCTGAAAAGCGGCGGTATTTATAAGTAA
- a CDS encoding 5'/3'-nucleotidase SurE — MNKLSKLCLAMAVSSSCVIASNAFALNIVLTNDDSWETTNINVMKSALEAAGHDVIMSAPCTGQSGKGGAMSHFKPVSIDETQAAEQEYCIGDTDTSVAFKDYVEGTPVMAALYGIDIAAQQVWGQSPDLVISGPNEGNNLGFMNNNSGTLGATMAALSRGIPAIAISAHHNTASDAEQSQLVANVIVDVVAELVANQPSGQPLLPAYTGLNVNTPEDMNNHLGYKFTDVGWNAGAEFAFSSDLSQNSTAIYYMMKSLMEQGMDSVEAQVEAVALLKDKKGLSFNEGDAGDSNENSEGVAVSQGYITISTIDGNVQAARGKVALVEQRLVGLE; from the coding sequence ATGAACAAACTATCTAAACTTTGCCTTGCGATGGCAGTCAGTTCTTCATGTGTAATTGCATCAAATGCATTTGCGTTAAATATTGTACTAACCAATGACGATAGCTGGGAAACAACCAATATTAACGTAATGAAGTCGGCATTAGAGGCTGCGGGTCATGACGTAATCATGTCCGCTCCTTGTACCGGGCAAAGTGGTAAAGGTGGCGCGATGAGCCACTTTAAACCAGTGTCAATTGATGAGACCCAAGCCGCCGAACAGGAATATTGTATTGGTGATACAGATACAAGCGTTGCATTCAAAGACTATGTAGAGGGGACACCCGTTATGGCAGCGCTCTACGGCATTGATATCGCGGCACAACAAGTCTGGGGACAAAGCCCTGATTTGGTCATTTCTGGGCCGAACGAAGGCAATAACTTAGGTTTCATGAACAATAACTCTGGAACGCTAGGTGCAACAATGGCTGCTTTGAGCCGTGGTATTCCTGCTATTGCGATCAGCGCACATCACAACACGGCTAGTGATGCAGAACAGTCACAGTTAGTTGCAAATGTTATTGTCGATGTTGTCGCTGAACTGGTCGCGAATCAGCCTTCTGGTCAACCACTTTTACCTGCGTACACTGGTTTGAATGTGAACACACCAGAAGATATGAATAATCATCTTGGATACAAGTTTACTGATGTTGGTTGGAATGCAGGAGCAGAGTTCGCATTCAGTAGCGATCTTTCTCAAAACAGTACCGCTATTTATTACATGATGAAAAGTCTAATGGAACAAGGGATGGACTCTGTTGAAGCCCAAGTAGAAGCTGTGGCTTTACTAAAAGATAAGAAAGGGCTCTCTTTTAATGAAGGCGATGCAGGTGATAGCAACGAAAACTCCGAGGGTGTTGCAGTCAGTCAAGGTTATATCACTATTAGTACTATCGACGGAAATGTCCAGGCTGCACGCGGAAAAGTCGCACTGGTTGAACAACGTCTTGTTGGCTTGGAATAG
- a CDS encoding prolyl-tRNA synthetase associated domain-containing protein — MDIYEVLRRYNIAYQRFDHEPVYTCAEANSLEQNIPGAKTKNLFLRDRKGKHHFLVIVSDEKSVDFNMLSNGLNVNRLSLASPTRLKKYLLTEPGSVSILDIVKDQNDHVQLVIDQDVWNANELQCHPYVNTSTLVIKLQHIKALLGHLNREARIYVFNGNPE, encoded by the coding sequence ATGGACATATATGAAGTGCTTCGTCGATACAATATTGCTTATCAAAGGTTTGATCATGAGCCAGTTTATACTTGTGCTGAAGCGAACTCTTTAGAGCAAAATATCCCCGGAGCTAAAACTAAAAATCTATTTTTACGCGATAGAAAGGGAAAACATCATTTTTTAGTCATTGTTTCTGATGAAAAATCTGTTGATTTTAATATGTTGTCTAACGGTCTCAATGTTAACCGACTTAGCCTTGCCTCACCGACAAGGCTAAAAAAATACTTACTAACCGAGCCAGGTTCTGTCTCTATTTTAGATATCGTAAAAGATCAAAACGACCATGTACAACTGGTTATTGATCAAGATGTTTGGAATGCTAATGAATTGCAATGTCATCCTTATGTGAATACATCTACCTTAGTTATAAAGTTGCAACACATAAAAGCGTTACTTGGGCACTTGAATCGGGAAGCTCGAATTTACGTTTTTAATGGTAACCCTGAATGA
- a CDS encoding DUF1214 domain-containing protein: MNKKLIVSALMSAMISTGVLAAPFDSISPIDSSHWSVNPVDYGMTAEQFIRSESLNFMKGMAERNGVNQFFHFKNLANSEDKWVVSPNNDVIYSLAIVDASKDFTLTLPETGDRFITTQIVSEEHMSRQLVGGGVYKFKGGEFNSGHVAIGVRVGTNATPEDVAYIVNTLQPQMKIDAQSATPVPSYDKETLLKVRAALISEYNKLSDTFGQMTDDVTKVTDWERFTYVTAGAWGLSEDKYAMYRPYNLKGAKKDTCYTATYTQPKVGEFWSITAYNNEKYLMTNEFNIVKSGNAVINKDGTFTVHFGPLSCKKRSDVKNFILTTQDDWGFLMRAYDPDIEAFKSYQLPEIKPVQ; the protein is encoded by the coding sequence ATGAATAAAAAACTTATCGTATCAGCGTTAATGTCGGCAATGATTTCAACAGGAGTACTAGCAGCTCCTTTTGACAGTATTTCACCGATTGATTCAAGTCACTGGAGTGTAAACCCCGTTGATTATGGCATGACTGCTGAGCAGTTCATACGCTCAGAGTCACTTAACTTTATGAAAGGCATGGCCGAACGTAATGGCGTAAATCAGTTCTTTCATTTCAAAAACCTAGCTAATTCAGAAGATAAATGGGTAGTGAGTCCCAATAACGACGTTATTTATTCTCTTGCGATTGTCGATGCATCTAAAGACTTCACATTAACACTTCCAGAAACGGGTGACCGCTTTATAACCACTCAAATAGTCAGTGAAGAGCACATGAGTCGGCAATTGGTTGGTGGCGGAGTGTATAAGTTCAAAGGTGGCGAATTTAATAGCGGTCATGTTGCTATAGGTGTTAGGGTGGGGACGAATGCAACACCAGAAGATGTCGCCTACATAGTCAACACACTTCAACCGCAAATGAAAATTGATGCACAGTCAGCAACGCCAGTACCAAGCTACGACAAAGAAACGTTGCTGAAAGTCAGAGCTGCATTGATTTCCGAATATAATAAGCTTTCCGATACCTTTGGTCAGATGACAGACGATGTCACCAAAGTTACTGATTGGGAACGCTTTACATATGTAACCGCGGGCGCTTGGGGTTTATCTGAAGATAAATACGCAATGTATCGCCCATATAACCTAAAGGGCGCAAAAAAAGATACATGCTATACAGCGACTTACACTCAGCCTAAAGTAGGTGAATTTTGGTCGATCACTGCATACAACAATGAAAAATACTTGATGACAAATGAGTTCAATATTGTGAAATCAGGCAATGCCGTAATCAATAAGGATGGGACATTTACTGTTCATTTTGGGCCTTTATCATGCAAAAAACGCAGTGACGTTAAGAATTTCATTTTAACCACCCAAGACGATTGGGGCTTCTTGATGCGTGCCTATGACCCAGATATCGAAGCGTTTAAATCTTATCAGTTACCTGAAATTAAACCCGTTCAATAA
- a CDS encoding LysR family transcriptional regulator produces MAKQYLKTIDLNLLKVFLALAQELNTTQAARRLKIAQPAVSRALAKLRDQLDDELFVRTKYGLKPTDKGQILCDKLPLIMKQFDELFTEIESFNPSTHKQTIRIAINNFLGVSLPALLHERLRQVAPNTSLIIENWSSNSVEKLVKGELDLGINYYMDSPPKELKRNHLTFDKFKVLVNDQHPLANKACVFEQLSAYPIVCAILPDWNDNKTYIEKLAQKQGIDLDVIFRSESIASLIEITSRSDVLFPTSAFLSPHQFPSLRPLTFAGDFPAEAAEVSVYTHYRYNKSPLYQWLIEQLKDVTDKMLYSPEHTIP; encoded by the coding sequence ATGGCGAAACAGTATCTTAAAACAATTGACCTTAACCTACTTAAAGTATTCCTGGCTTTGGCACAGGAGCTTAATACGACACAAGCGGCTAGGAGACTTAAAATTGCTCAACCAGCAGTGAGTCGCGCTCTAGCAAAGCTTCGCGACCAATTGGATGATGAACTTTTTGTCAGAACAAAATATGGATTAAAGCCGACGGATAAAGGACAGATACTGTGTGACAAATTACCCTTAATAATGAAACAGTTTGATGAATTATTTACCGAAATCGAGTCATTTAACCCGAGCACTCATAAACAAACTATTCGTATTGCTATAAATAATTTTTTAGGCGTATCTTTACCAGCCTTGCTACATGAGAGACTTCGTCAAGTTGCCCCTAACACCAGTCTAATCATAGAAAATTGGTCATCTAACTCGGTGGAAAAATTAGTAAAAGGCGAGCTAGATTTAGGTATCAACTACTATATGGATTCACCCCCTAAAGAGCTAAAGCGCAATCACCTTACTTTTGACAAATTTAAGGTCCTAGTTAATGACCAACACCCACTAGCCAACAAAGCTTGTGTATTTGAGCAACTCAGTGCCTACCCAATTGTTTGCGCTATCTTGCCTGACTGGAACGATAACAAAACGTATATAGAAAAGTTGGCGCAAAAACAGGGGATAGATTTGGATGTCATTTTTCGCTCAGAATCTATCGCTTCACTGATTGAAATCACAAGCAGAAGTGATGTGCTGTTCCCAACTTCTGCATTTTTGTCACCACACCAATTTCCATCTCTAAGACCACTGACATTTGCTGGTGATTTTCCAGCAGAAGCTGCAGAGGTTTCGGTATACACACATTATCGCTACAACAAAAGTCCACTTTATCAATGGTTAATAGAACAACTTAAAGATGTGACAGATAAAATGTTGTACTCACCAGAGCATACAATTCCATGA